A single Pseudomonas sp. HN11 DNA region contains:
- a CDS encoding HAD-IA family hydrolase: MSHRDYKLLIFDWDGTLANSIGRIVESMHAASTRSGYALCTDHAVKGIIGLGLPEAIRTLYPEIGDAELVTFRDHYADHYIALEATPSPLFDGVVQTLEAFRAEGYHLAVATGKARRGLDRVLKAHGWEDYFDITRAADETASKPHPLMLEQILAHCGVSPRQALMVGDASFDLMMARNAGMDSVAVSYGAQAAEALQQYEPRLTIDHFSELQAWLSRAQ; this comes from the coding sequence GTGTCGCACCGTGATTACAAACTGCTGATTTTCGATTGGGATGGCACCCTGGCCAACTCCATTGGCCGGATTGTCGAGTCAATGCATGCGGCGTCGACCCGCTCGGGCTATGCGCTGTGCACTGATCACGCGGTCAAGGGCATCATCGGCCTGGGTTTGCCTGAGGCGATTCGTACCTTGTATCCCGAGATCGGTGACGCTGAGCTGGTCACCTTCCGTGATCACTACGCCGATCACTACATCGCACTGGAGGCCACGCCTTCGCCTTTGTTTGATGGTGTGGTGCAGACCCTGGAGGCGTTCCGCGCAGAGGGTTATCACCTGGCGGTCGCCACCGGCAAGGCTCGGCGCGGGCTGGACCGAGTGCTCAAGGCTCACGGTTGGGAAGATTATTTCGATATCACCCGTGCCGCCGATGAAACTGCCAGCAAGCCCCACCCTCTGATGCTGGAGCAGATTCTGGCTCACTGCGGCGTGTCGCCACGCCAGGCGTTGATGGTGGGTGACGCTTCCTTCGACCTGATGATGGCGCGCAATGCGGGCATGGACAGCGTGGCGGTCAGCTATGGCGCCCAGGCTGCCGAGGCGTTGCAGCAATACGAGCCGCGTCTGACGATCGATCATTTTTCCGAATTGCAGGCCTGGCTCAGCCGGGCCCAATAA
- the rluC gene encoding 23S rRNA pseudouridine(955/2504/2580) synthase RluC has protein sequence MTTTAPQTPSVQLLEVSPEYAGQRIDNFLLARLKGVPKTLIYRILRKGEVRVNKGRIKPEYKLQAGDIVRVPPVRVPERDEPVPLAQGLLQRLEASIVFEDNKLIVINKPCGIAVHGGSGLNFGVIEAFRQLRPDAKELELVHRLDRDTSGLLMIAKKRSMLRHLHTALRGDGVDKRYMALVRGNWASSIKSVRAPLQKSNLRSGERMVEVDEEGKEALTLFKVLRRFGDFATLVEAKPVTGRTHQIRVHTLHAGHCIAGDTKYGDEDFSKEIRDLGGKRLFLHAYMLTVPLPDGGELKLQAPVDEMWAKTVERLSVAP, from the coding sequence ATGACGACTACCGCCCCCCAGACCCCCAGCGTCCAGCTGCTTGAGGTCTCGCCGGAATATGCCGGCCAACGCATCGACAATTTTCTCCTGGCCAGGCTTAAAGGCGTGCCCAAGACCTTGATTTACCGCATCTTGCGCAAAGGCGAAGTGCGCGTGAACAAAGGTCGGATCAAGCCTGAATACAAGTTGCAGGCGGGCGATATCGTCCGTGTGCCGCCCGTGCGCGTGCCTGAGCGCGATGAGCCCGTGCCGCTGGCCCAGGGCTTGTTGCAGCGCCTGGAAGCGTCGATTGTCTTCGAAGACAACAAGCTGATCGTGATCAACAAGCCCTGCGGTATTGCGGTACACGGCGGCAGTGGCCTGAATTTCGGCGTGATCGAAGCCTTTCGTCAGTTGCGCCCGGACGCCAAGGAGCTGGAGCTGGTTCATCGCCTGGACCGCGACACCTCCGGCCTGCTGATGATTGCCAAGAAACGCAGCATGTTGCGCCACCTGCACACCGCCCTGCGTGGCGATGGCGTGGACAAACGCTACATGGCGCTGGTGCGCGGCAACTGGGCCAGCTCGATCAAGAGCGTCCGCGCGCCATTGCAGAAGAGCAATCTGCGTTCCGGCGAGCGCATGGTCGAAGTGGACGAGGAGGGCAAGGAAGCCCTGACCCTGTTCAAGGTGCTGCGCCGCTTCGGTGACTTCGCCACCCTGGTCGAGGCCAAGCCGGTGACCGGGCGTACCCACCAGATTCGCGTGCACACCCTGCATGCGGGCCACTGCATCGCCGGTGATACCAAGTACGGCGACGAGGATTTCTCCAAGGAGATCCGCGACCTGGGCGGTAAACGCTTGTTTCTGCACGCCTACATGCTGACCGTGCCGCTGCCGGATGGTGGCGAGTTGAAATTGCAAGCGCCGGTCGATGAGATGTGGGCCAAGACCGTGGAGCGTTTGAGTGTCGCACCGTGA